GCCCCAACAACAAAAGACATTCCTAAATTTTGGAAAATGCTTGCAATAGTAAGGGCTAGAGAGAGCGTTATTACGGTTGCTAAGGTGACACTGTTTAATTTTTTCAACAGTCTTGAGAGTGTTTCTGATATATATATTAAAGAGAAAGTTAAGCATAGCCAAATTACTATGTTTTGAACTATAGCTTTTATTGAGCTTGCTATATCAAGATCTGATATAGATCTTGATATAGTTATTACACTTGTAAGCATAAGCATTGAAAGCACATCATCAATAATTGAAGTTGAGATTATTGTCACTCCTTCTGAGGTACTCATTTTTTTCTTTGCCGAGAGTATGCTTGCTGCGATTCCTGCTGATGTTGGGGTTCCAATTATTCCAATAAAAAGTGAGGTTGGGCTTATTAGGGGAACGTTAAAAATTATGCTTGCCATTAGTACAAAACTTGTGAAGGTTCCAACAACCTCTGTTATTCCAATAATTCCTCCGCGTGGCAAAAATTTGATAAACAATTTTAAGTCAGTTTCAAGTCCTGCTGTGAAAAGCAATATTATTGAAGCTATGGTAGAGATTGCAAATATTTTTTCATTTATTAAATAATTTTCTCCAATTTGAGTTATTCCCAATGGGAATAATAAAGGTATTTGAATTTTTCCAAAGGCATTCGGACTTAGAATTATTCCCGCTGTTATTTGCCCTATTACTTTTGGAATTCCTATTTTAGCTACTAGATTGCCTATTGAAATAGATGAGATTACGATGATTGCCAGACTCATGACAAAAGCCGACATTTTTACTTCAATGTCGTATTTTGTTGAGTATGAAAATAGAAGATTAGGTAAGTGCAGCAGTATTGTTATGTAAAAAATTTTTTTGTTCATTTTTAAAGCTCTTTTGAAAAATTATATTTTAGCAAGTTTAATAAATTTTTAATTGCTAGTTTTTCTTTTTTTCCAACGACTGTTATTTTTATTTTTTCTTTGTATATTATACCCAATATGATAATTTCTATTGTGGACTTTGCGTCAGCTTTTCTGCCATCTTTTGTTGTTATTTTTATGTCGCACGAAGAATGTTTATTTGCGAATTCAGCAATGATGTTTGCCGACCTTGAATGTATTCCATCTTTATTTATTATCTCAATTTCTACTTCTTGCATTTTTTACTTATCTTATTTGTTGTTTTTTTTCTCTTTCTCTTTGGTTGCTGTTTTGTAAAGTCTTGCTATTGCACTATCAATAAGATTAAGAAGTATTTTCCCATCTTCTCTTATATGTATTATTTTCCCCCAATTAAAGTGAATATGTGCGTCTAATTTAAAAAGTTCATGTTCTTTTTTAATTGTAATTTTTAAATTATCAATATGTTTTTTGATATGAGTATCAAATTTTTCTAGCTTTTTGAGAATAAAATTTTTTTCATTCTCATTCAAGCTGTAATTAACCGTTTGAATTTTAGGTTCCATAATATGTTCTCCCTTTCTCAGATTTTAATTCATTTCTGTATTTATTTACTGTTCTTCTAGAAATAGAGATTCCTTTGGACTTTAGTATAACAGAAATCTCTTTGTCTGACATCTTTTTATTTGCTTCTAATAACTTTTTTACTGTTATTTTGATGCTTAATTTTGAAAATTCATTTGTTTTTGCTCCACCAACAGAGCTAAAAAGCTCTTTGATTAATATTGTACCCCATTCGCATTTTAAGTATTTATTTTTTATTGCT
The window above is part of the Borreliella burgdorferi B31 genome. Proteins encoded here:
- a CDS encoding HPr family phosphocarrier protein — its product is MQEVEIEIINKDGIHSRSANIIAEFANKHSSCDIKITTKDGRKADAKSTIEIIILGIIYKEKIKITVVGKKEKLAIKNLLNLLKYNFSKEL
- a CDS encoding HPF/RaiA family ribosome-associated protein; this translates as MEPKIQTVNYSLNENEKNFILKKLEKFDTHIKKHIDNLKITIKKEHELFKLDAHIHFNWGKIIHIREDGKILLNLIDSAIARLYKTATKEKEKKNNK